Below is a genomic region from Sulfitobacter sp. OXR-159.
TTGACCTGCAGCAATGCGTTGGCTTGGCCTGTGGTCGTGAGTGCCTGTTGCGAAATGCTTAACGCAGACCTTCCTACTGTTTCAGAAGCCGGATTAAGCGTGTTGTTGATCAGGACGTAAATATGCCCGCCTTTCAGCCTGTGGTCAGGGGGCGTGAACGCGAAGTTGGGGACCGCCAGAAACTGCATGTGTACGCCTTCGTCGACATGCGTTTCCGCATAGGTTTTACCCCCGGCAGTGTATCGCAGATTTACCGGCGGAAAGAGCCCCGGCAGGGCGGCAGAGGCACGTAGGATGCTGCGAAACCGCTCGTATTACCCTGCGGCGGCGATGGCGCCCATGTCCCAGACCGAGGCCCGCGCACTATCAAGTTCCGAGGTGACAATGAGCAGGCTCTTTCCCGCTCTGTGCTTTTTGCGCGATGGCACGAAGGAACGAGGGTGGGGTGTGCTTGGTGATCAACGCAGCCAGCGGCGCGGTGTCATATAGTGCGTGGCTGAAGACCGCCTGAAATGGCCGCATCCGCATGATGTCACCTGCGTCACTTTCGGCGAAAACGCGCGTCAGAACATTATCGTAATCCGGTCCCATAAACGCAAACGGAGCGATGAGGGCACTGGTTGAAATGCCGGTCACCAAGTCGAAATTGGGCCTGTCGCCGCGCTTGG
It encodes:
- a CDS encoding patatin-like phospholipase family protein is translated as MICTKPNKGIVGRRSFLMGLGATALSACTGPVQTPLATRVETDNDPLSRFRLFADDGPDEWRKHLHPPSSLPDPSAGPNVLALSGGGENGAFGAGALVGWSKRGDRPNFDLVTGISTSALIAPFAFMGPDYDNVLTRVFAESDAGDIMRMRPFQAVFSHALYDTAPLAALITKHTPPSFLRAIAQKAQSGKEPAHCHLGT